One window of Treponema denticola genomic DNA carries:
- a CDS encoding penicillin-binding protein 1A, which yields MNKLSKIVYLYLILIFLILAGGAFALGKMMAMTKNIKQSELFVDFNPALPSRILDIRGDLITEFSLDEKRELINYGDVSPNLIAALLAREDRLFYEHKGFRIKSIIRAIIGQLTRRSLGGGSTITQQIAGILYCDRTDKSVKRKVKELWWAIQMERRHSKDEIMMLYLNEAYFGSGTSGVSAASRLYFGHSASELTPAEAAILIIQLSNPTRYNPFNHPNRAKERQENVLEGMINLGFISKEEATESFEDYWANFDYTRIALSAWLTREDKARWFSEYVRREVADNMLYGTMNLYKDGYTVHTTCDLRHQEIADREFQKYIAIANDRVSASTSTSFSQAEQYSNLTALLTLCFGIESLSVGEKQLKVKTNSYYQNKLNNTIDVLALMCGIDNLKTLTKQSTAKMQEVLMERVVEGTFISIENETGYITSLIGGSQYSESNQLIRATQSKLQVGSTIKPLIYSAAIDEKVITAATRMDDTPQVFESADGVQYIPNNYSGKWNGTVLVYKALPLSLNIPAIKTLEMVGFDRAIDRIANLMGITDTAEINKTFEKVYPLALGISAVTPVQLLRAFAIFGNQGRAVDPIAVRAIENRDGVTIMDPELDLRIEQRKRGAAIQVISPSNAFIMTEILKKTITLGTLFGASSGGSKFDYKDEKTGKIFRMPMAAKSGTTQNWSDSWAAIYSPYYSAIAWYGFDRGSYSLGTDNAGAALSGYVAANFMREVHKNKPFKDFVRPEKGVIMVDVCKKSGMLPSENCTDETITLPFLYGTQPTEICTEHTTGIKLRNIGIDRIKDSGMAQGEEEIKIDTTPIEIDPSIFIDPPAGNEDVTETENKEEDSTGSGNPWI from the coding sequence ATGAATAAGCTGAGCAAAATAGTATATCTATATCTTATTTTGATTTTTTTAATCCTAGCCGGAGGAGCCTTTGCCCTCGGAAAAATGATGGCAATGACGAAAAACATAAAACAAAGCGAATTATTTGTCGACTTTAATCCGGCCCTGCCGTCAAGAATATTGGATATCAGAGGAGATCTCATCACCGAATTCTCCTTGGACGAAAAGCGAGAACTTATCAATTACGGAGATGTTTCGCCCAACCTGATTGCAGCTCTTTTAGCCCGTGAAGACCGCCTATTCTATGAACATAAGGGTTTTAGAATAAAATCGATTATCAGGGCTATCATAGGACAACTTACAAGAAGGTCATTAGGAGGCGGAAGTACAATTACTCAGCAAATCGCAGGTATTCTTTATTGCGACAGAACCGATAAAAGTGTAAAAAGAAAGGTAAAAGAACTTTGGTGGGCTATCCAGATGGAAAGGCGGCACTCAAAAGACGAGATAATGATGCTCTACCTAAATGAAGCCTACTTTGGGAGCGGAACAAGCGGAGTAAGTGCGGCCTCCCGCCTTTATTTCGGACACTCAGCCTCTGAACTGACACCGGCAGAAGCGGCTATCTTAATCATTCAGCTTTCAAACCCCACAAGATACAATCCCTTTAATCACCCGAACAGGGCAAAGGAAAGACAGGAAAATGTTCTTGAAGGAATGATAAATCTCGGCTTTATATCAAAGGAAGAGGCGACGGAATCTTTTGAAGATTACTGGGCTAACTTTGACTATACCCGAATTGCTCTATCGGCATGGCTTACCCGCGAGGATAAGGCCAGATGGTTTTCGGAATATGTAAGGCGAGAAGTGGCCGACAATATGCTATACGGCACTATGAACCTTTATAAGGATGGATATACCGTACATACGACCTGCGATTTAAGGCATCAAGAAATAGCCGATAGAGAGTTTCAAAAATACATTGCGATAGCCAATGACAGGGTTTCGGCCTCAACCTCCACATCATTCAGCCAGGCGGAACAATACAGTAACCTGACAGCTCTTTTAACCCTTTGCTTTGGAATAGAATCCCTAAGTGTGGGAGAAAAACAGCTCAAAGTAAAAACTAATTCTTATTATCAAAACAAACTGAACAATACCATTGATGTACTTGCCCTAATGTGCGGTATAGACAACCTAAAAACTCTTACCAAACAATCAACAGCCAAAATGCAGGAAGTATTGATGGAAAGAGTGGTAGAAGGAACCTTTATCTCCATCGAAAATGAAACAGGATATATAACATCCCTTATCGGCGGAAGCCAATACAGTGAAAGCAACCAGCTTATAAGGGCAACTCAATCAAAGCTTCAGGTAGGAAGTACAATAAAACCATTGATATATTCTGCGGCCATTGACGAAAAGGTAATTACAGCCGCTACAAGAATGGACGACACTCCTCAAGTTTTTGAATCTGCTGACGGTGTACAATATATTCCGAACAACTATAGCGGAAAATGGAACGGTACTGTTTTGGTATATAAGGCGTTACCTCTTTCGTTAAATATTCCGGCTATAAAAACTCTTGAAATGGTAGGCTTTGATAGAGCCATAGACCGTATTGCAAATCTTATGGGAATCACAGACACTGCTGAAATAAATAAAACCTTTGAAAAGGTCTATCCTTTGGCCCTAGGAATAAGCGCCGTAACCCCTGTCCAGCTTTTAAGAGCCTTTGCAATCTTCGGAAATCAGGGACGAGCTGTAGATCCGATAGCCGTAAGAGCCATCGAAAACCGGGACGGAGTTACAATCATGGATCCGGAACTTGACCTTAGAATTGAGCAAAGAAAACGCGGAGCGGCTATACAGGTTATAAGTCCAAGCAATGCCTTTATTATGACGGAAATTCTAAAAAAGACTATTACTCTGGGAACATTATTCGGTGCTTCTTCAGGCGGCAGTAAATTTGATTATAAGGATGAAAAAACCGGAAAGATATTTAGAATGCCGATGGCAGCAAAATCAGGAACGACACAAAACTGGTCGGACTCATGGGCTGCAATATATTCTCCATACTACTCTGCTATTGCATGGTACGGATTTGATAGAGGCAGCTACTCATTAGGTACCGATAATGCCGGAGCAGCTCTTTCAGGTTATGTAGCGGCAAACTTTATGCGTGAGGTACATAAAAATAAACCCTTTAAAGACTTTGTAAGGCCAGAAAAGGGCGTAATAATGGTTGATGTATGTAAAAAATCGGGAATGCTTCCTTCAGAAAACTGCACGGATGAAACCATCACCCTGCCCTTTTTATACGGAACACAACCTACAGAGATTTGTACGGAACATACAACTGGTATAAAATTAAGGAACATCGGTATAGACAGAATTAAGGACTCAGGAATGGCTCAAGGAGAAGAAGAAATAAAAATAGACACAACGCCCATTGAAATAGATCCTTCAATTTTTATAGATCCTCCGGCAGGCAATGAGGATGTAACCGAAACTGAAAATAAAGAGGAAGATTCAACCGGATCGGGAAATCCATGGATATAA
- a CDS encoding AMP-dependent synthetase/ligase, which translates to MFKGEDKEFKSLSYKELYETALDFAAGLLSIGARPKDHIGLIADNRKEWLHASFGIMNIGAADVPRGCDATEQEITHILSFSECKFAVLENEAQIRKVLTHLAEIPLLESIISIDNIDFKKLEEEFDLKERKIKFHTYADIINLGKSARVEGKFKPEEYAENVDTDDLASIIFTSGTTGNPKGVTMTHRNFMTQLMELPDRIILKPGQKAISVLPVWHSFERACEYVIIISGGTIAYSKPIGSVLLADMLKINPTLFPSVPRIWEAVYDGIFKAMKKRGRPLYYLFLFFIEVGVKTMRLKRRVTGQCPHFQRRTKVLYPILAVLPLLCIAPMYYIGDLLIYRTIRKKFGKCFRAGVSGGGALPPNVDEFFWAIRINVMEGYGITETAPVISVRPMPKPVFGTLGKPLACFESKIIDKNGNELSHNRKGLLLVKGDAVTKGYYKDPERTAEVIDKDGWFDTGDLAIKTVDGELILKGRRKNTIVLRGGENIEPVPIEVKLQESPLISIAVVLGQDQRSLGALIVVHKENLQSWAANNGLRNVPVAELVHDSNVQKMYEAEVAELVNSKTGFKLFERINKIVLLPEEFQAGRELSAKGEMMRHKINQLYRSEIYELFK; encoded by the coding sequence ATGTTTAAGGGAGAAGATAAGGAATTTAAAAGTCTTTCTTACAAGGAGCTTTATGAAACTGCACTTGATTTTGCGGCAGGTTTGCTTTCTATAGGGGCAAGACCAAAAGACCATATAGGTCTTATAGCCGACAACCGCAAAGAATGGCTTCATGCAAGTTTCGGTATTATGAATATCGGGGCTGCCGATGTTCCGCGAGGCTGCGATGCTACCGAACAGGAAATTACCCATATTCTTTCTTTTTCGGAATGTAAATTTGCCGTTTTAGAAAATGAAGCTCAAATTCGAAAAGTCCTTACCCATCTGGCAGAAATCCCACTGCTGGAGTCTATAATCAGTATTGATAATATTGATTTTAAAAAACTGGAAGAAGAATTCGATCTAAAAGAAAGAAAAATAAAATTCCATACCTATGCCGACATTATTAATTTGGGTAAATCGGCTAGAGTTGAAGGTAAATTTAAGCCTGAAGAATATGCCGAAAATGTAGATACCGATGATTTGGCTTCGATAATCTTTACATCAGGTACTACGGGCAATCCTAAAGGTGTTACTATGACCCATAGGAACTTTATGACTCAACTTATGGAGCTTCCCGATAGGATTATCCTTAAACCCGGCCAAAAAGCAATTTCGGTTCTTCCGGTTTGGCATTCCTTTGAGAGAGCTTGCGAATATGTTATAATAATTTCTGGCGGAACTATCGCTTATTCAAAGCCGATAGGAAGCGTTCTTTTAGCAGATATGTTAAAGATAAATCCGACTCTTTTCCCCTCTGTTCCGCGAATTTGGGAGGCTGTTTATGACGGTATCTTCAAGGCTATGAAAAAAAGAGGCCGTCCTCTTTACTATCTTTTCTTGTTCTTTATTGAAGTCGGAGTAAAGACAATGCGTTTAAAGCGAAGAGTTACAGGTCAATGCCCACACTTTCAACGAAGAACCAAGGTGCTCTATCCAATATTGGCCGTTCTTCCTCTTTTGTGCATAGCTCCTATGTATTATATCGGAGACCTCCTTATTTACCGCACAATTCGCAAGAAATTCGGTAAATGTTTTAGAGCCGGTGTTTCAGGCGGAGGAGCCTTGCCGCCCAATGTTGACGAATTTTTCTGGGCTATCCGTATAAATGTAATGGAAGGTTACGGTATTACCGAGACTGCTCCCGTTATTTCGGTTCGTCCGATGCCTAAACCTGTGTTTGGAACACTGGGTAAACCGCTTGCATGTTTTGAGTCAAAAATTATCGATAAAAACGGAAACGAATTATCTCATAACAGGAAGGGATTGCTTCTTGTTAAAGGTGATGCAGTAACAAAGGGGTATTATAAGGATCCTGAAAGAACTGCGGAAGTTATCGATAAGGACGGGTGGTTTGATACGGGCGACCTTGCAATAAAGACGGTTGACGGAGAGTTGATTCTTAAAGGACGCCGAAAAAATACGATAGTTTTAAGGGGCGGCGAAAACATCGAGCCTGTTCCGATTGAAGTAAAACTGCAAGAGTCTCCCTTAATTTCAATAGCTGTTGTCTTGGGTCAGGACCAAAGGTCTTTGGGGGCTTTGATAGTTGTTCATAAAGAAAACCTCCAATCATGGGCTGCAAATAACGGCTTACGGAATGTGCCTGTTGCAGAGCTTGTACATGATTCCAATGTACAAAAAATGTATGAGGCTGAAGTTGCAGAGCTGGTTAACTCTAAAACAGGCTTTAAACTCTTTGAAAGAATAAACAAGATTGTTCTGCTTCCTGAAGAGTTCCAAGCAGGAAGGGAGTTATCTGCAAAGGGCGAGATGATGCGCCATAAGATAAACCAACTTTATCGCAGCGAAATATACGAGCTCTTTAAATAA
- a CDS encoding chromate transporter yields the protein MSLIGLFFLFMYIGFCTIGGGLVAITLMQQELIPRGLISSEDFFAMVAISESTPGPMGINMATYIGYELYGVLGSIVLTTGIVLPSLVVIVLIARFASSFQEKPLVKKSFYGLRAGAVGMITVACWQVINISILNLSVFKESGKITDIVHIKQFGFFWLLFFVSIFFKKLHPIVLVAAGAIFGILFL from the coding sequence ATGAGTTTGATTGGTTTGTTTTTTTTGTTTATGTACATAGGGTTTTGTACTATAGGCGGAGGTCTTGTTGCTATTACCCTCATGCAGCAAGAACTGATTCCCCGCGGGCTCATAAGTTCCGAAGATTTTTTTGCAATGGTTGCTATTTCGGAATCTACGCCGGGACCGATGGGGATTAATATGGCAACCTATATCGGCTATGAACTTTACGGTGTTTTAGGAAGTATAGTTTTAACTACCGGCATTGTTCTTCCGTCACTGGTAGTTATAGTTTTGATAGCCCGTTTTGCTTCATCATTTCAAGAAAAACCCTTGGTAAAAAAAAGTTTTTACGGTTTAAGGGCAGGTGCTGTCGGCATGATTACTGTAGCCTGTTGGCAGGTAATAAATATTTCCATTTTAAATTTATCTGTTTTTAAAGAAAGCGGTAAAATAACGGACATTGTACATATAAAACAGTTCGGATTTTTTTGGCTCCTATTTTTTGTAAGTATCTTCTTTAAAAAGCTTCATCCTATAGTTTTGGTCGCAGCCGGAGCAATATTCGGCATTCTGTTTTTATAA
- a CDS encoding chromate transporter, giving the protein MNKANRFKTYASLFASFFKIGLVTFGGGLAMLPILKRDLVDSKGWLTEDEILDYFAIGQSTPGVIAVNVATFVGYKRAGVIGSVFSTSGIVFPSLIIISLIAAFVSNFNELAWVQKALKGINVAVSVLLVKAVFSFGKKTVFDLCTFLIAALSFVLMFAFKVQGVWIVIGSAFLGWFFQTIKSSRLLKKNKGEEF; this is encoded by the coding sequence ATGAACAAAGCAAATCGTTTTAAAACCTATGCCTCGCTTTTTGCAAGTTTTTTTAAGATAGGGCTTGTAACATTCGGAGGCGGTCTTGCCATGCTGCCCATCTTAAAAAGAGATTTGGTTGATTCGAAGGGCTGGCTTACCGAGGATGAGATTTTAGATTATTTTGCTATAGGACAGAGTACACCCGGCGTTATAGCGGTAAATGTTGCCACCTTTGTCGGATACAAAAGGGCAGGGGTGATAGGTTCTGTTTTTTCCACATCCGGAATTGTTTTTCCTTCCCTTATAATCATTAGCCTCATAGCCGCCTTTGTTTCAAATTTTAACGAATTAGCCTGGGTTCAAAAAGCCTTAAAGGGAATAAATGTTGCGGTTTCCGTGTTATTGGTAAAAGCGGTTTTTTCTTTTGGGAAAAAAACGGTTTTCGATCTATGTACATTTTTAATAGCAGCCCTTTCATTTGTTCTAATGTTTGCTTTTAAGGTGCAGGGTGTCTGGATAGTAATAGGCTCGGCCTTTTTAGGCTGGTTTTTTCAAACAATCAAATCAAGTCGGCTTTTAAAAAAGAATAAGGGAGAAGAATTCTAA
- the rsfS gene encoding ribosome silencing factor — MIENFDFYTPALELGKLLRDFKGENVVVLDLRDKNIWTDFFIICTVTSSAHSGGLEKRVYEFLPEHNLEEYHTKRKSPDGDEWRLIDLGGIVVHLMSETARNFYSLEKIWFDSKNILED; from the coding sequence ATGATAGAAAATTTTGACTTTTATACTCCGGCCTTGGAGCTTGGAAAATTATTGCGCGATTTTAAGGGTGAAAATGTTGTTGTCTTGGATTTGCGGGATAAAAACATTTGGACGGATTTTTTTATAATTTGCACCGTAACAAGCTCTGCTCATTCAGGCGGTTTGGAAAAAAGAGTGTACGAATTTTTACCTGAACACAATCTGGAAGAATATCATACCAAGCGTAAATCTCCTGACGGCGATGAGTGGAGGCTTATAGATTTGGGAGGTATTGTTGTACATCTTATGAGCGAAACTGCCCGTAATTTTTACAGCCTTGAAAAAATTTGGTTTGATTCAAAAAATATTCTTGAAGACTAA
- a CDS encoding LCP family protein, translating into MKIKLMDTGKNILFLLVILIVLITSFVLVLIKMQRDTVQDYLSSDKILKVLLVVEDKGVPISISILAYYPETKRAAMFDVPANIGLIIQSLNRTDAIGAVYTEKGISSFKAEIEKLAGISVPFYLTCNLENFSMLTDMLGGLSVFIPSPVDIENDNTHVLLPSGSVSLDGDKIRDFLVYEDDLDAEGEAAARKQKAVLALFRAISDNSPEIFSKERFSVLSGNFQSNVAGSDLKNLLESISKMDSERLVPQRLTGAVRIIEDKRLLTPFREGQQIKEIIRQTIAVLASDDSSALERVYALEILNGTNVQGLAKSTSELYQSFAYDVVSIGNSENPVAETVLIDRIGNPSVAGIVAKVIRCKNIQTTQLPAEGEYGSETNVDFTLILGSDFNGFFVVEKKEDKKDNDDKDKN; encoded by the coding sequence ATGAAAATAAAACTTATGGATACCGGAAAAAATATTCTATTCCTCTTAGTAATTCTTATCGTTTTAATTACCTCCTTTGTTTTAGTTCTTATAAAAATGCAAAGAGATACCGTTCAAGATTATCTTTCCTCCGATAAGATTTTAAAAGTTCTTTTGGTGGTTGAAGACAAGGGTGTTCCGATTTCGATAAGTATACTGGCCTACTATCCCGAAACGAAAAGGGCTGCTATGTTCGATGTACCGGCAAATATAGGTTTGATTATTCAATCCTTAAACCGCACCGATGCAATAGGAGCCGTCTACACCGAAAAGGGTATATCGAGTTTTAAGGCCGAAATAGAAAAACTTGCAGGTATTTCCGTGCCATTTTATCTTACATGCAATCTTGAAAACTTTTCTATGCTTACCGATATGCTCGGAGGCCTTTCCGTATTTATTCCTTCTCCGGTAGATATAGAGAACGATAATACGCATGTTCTTTTGCCGTCCGGTTCCGTTTCTCTTGATGGAGATAAAATAAGGGATTTTCTTGTTTATGAGGATGACTTGGATGCCGAGGGGGAAGCTGCTGCACGAAAACAAAAGGCTGTTCTGGCTCTTTTTAGGGCTATAAGCGATAATTCTCCTGAGATTTTTTCTAAGGAAAGGTTTTCGGTTTTGAGCGGTAATTTTCAATCGAATGTTGCCGGTTCCGATTTAAAAAATTTGCTTGAATCCATAAGCAAGATGGATTCCGAACGTTTGGTTCCGCAGAGGCTTACAGGAGCTGTTCGGATTATTGAAGACAAGCGTCTTTTAACTCCGTTTCGGGAGGGGCAGCAGATAAAAGAAATTATCCGCCAAACAATTGCAGTATTGGCTTCCGATGATTCTTCCGCTCTTGAGCGGGTCTACGCCTTGGAAATTTTAAACGGAACAAATGTACAAGGCCTTGCAAAAAGTACTTCCGAACTTTATCAAAGCTTTGCCTATGATGTTGTCAGTATAGGCAACTCTGAAAATCCTGTGGCTGAAACGGTTTTGATAGATAGAATCGGAAACCCTTCAGTAGCTGGTATTGTTGCAAAGGTTATAAGATGTAAAAATATTCAAACTACGCAGCTTCCGGCCGAAGGAGAATACGGAAGTGAAACCAATGTTGACTTTACTCTGATTTTGGGTTCGGATTTTAACGGCTTTTTTGTTGTCGAGAAAAAAGAGGATAAAAAAGATAATGATGATAAGGATAAAAACTAA
- a CDS encoding nicotinate-nucleotide adenylyltransferase produces the protein MRLAILGGSFNPIHLGHLNLAFHSYKELAYDKIAIVPAYISPFKIFCKDTEVEDRLKMIDLAIADKPYMYCEVYEIERQGISYTIDTINYLYQKFPDIEGKIGLIIGDDLKENFFRWKDAEEIIKKTDIIIGKRTGLKGSFDLLNIEQTKASVKELKNEILNISSTQIRDAVLQNKDFSSLVPKKIYDYIIEQGLYKEKNVSALGVSDLTAPSDIEIKIQEIDHFAKSVLTESRYAHSVRVAEYASHLAKEYKEEGVSPALAYFTGLAHDICKKCSDEELVKLVETDGLGIDNVENTRLNLLHGRAAAIVLQKKFGINDESVLKAAAFHTFGYEGIDALGKIIYIADKIEPGRPDTENFRNMVKSSSLNELMIAVLDWNLAYIKKKGASVHPETKKMYEQIQKELKK, from the coding sequence ATGAGATTGGCAATCTTAGGCGGTTCTTTTAATCCCATACATCTGGGGCATTTAAATTTAGCTTTTCACTCTTATAAAGAATTAGCCTATGATAAGATTGCTATTGTTCCGGCCTATATTTCTCCTTTTAAAATTTTTTGTAAGGATACGGAAGTTGAAGATAGACTTAAGATGATAGACCTTGCTATTGCCGATAAACCCTACATGTACTGCGAAGTCTACGAGATTGAAAGGCAGGGCATTTCTTATACGATCGATACGATAAATTATCTTTATCAAAAATTTCCCGATATCGAAGGAAAAATAGGCCTAATTATCGGGGACGATTTAAAAGAAAATTTTTTCCGCTGGAAGGATGCGGAAGAAATTATAAAGAAGACCGACATAATTATCGGGAAAAGAACAGGCCTTAAAGGCTCTTTTGATCTCTTAAATATCGAACAGACAAAGGCTTCCGTCAAGGAGCTTAAAAATGAAATCTTAAATATTTCGTCAACCCAAATAAGAGATGCGGTTTTGCAAAATAAAGATTTTTCTTCCCTTGTTCCCAAGAAAATTTACGATTATATTATAGAGCAGGGGCTTTATAAAGAGAAAAACGTTTCAGCTTTAGGTGTTTCGGATTTAACGGCTCCCTCCGATATTGAAATAAAAATACAAGAAATAGATCATTTTGCAAAAAGCGTTTTAACCGAATCACGCTATGCTCATTCCGTGCGTGTTGCGGAATATGCCAGTCATCTTGCAAAAGAGTATAAAGAGGAAGGCGTATCGCCTGCTCTTGCATATTTTACAGGCCTTGCTCATGATATCTGTAAAAAATGTTCCGATGAGGAGCTGGTAAAACTTGTAGAAACTGACGGGCTTGGAATTGACAATGTCGAAAATACCCGCTTAAATCTTTTGCACGGAAGGGCTGCTGCCATAGTTTTACAAAAAAAATTCGGCATCAATGATGAGTCCGTATTAAAAGCTGCGGCCTTTCACACCTTCGGCTATGAAGGGATAGATGCATTGGGAAAGATTATTTATATAGCCGATAAGATAGAACCGGGCCGTCCCGATACCGAAAACTTTAGGAATATGGTAAAGTCTTCTTCTCTTAATGAGTTGATGATTGCGGTCTTGGATTGGAACCTTGCCTATATCAAAAAAAAAGGAGCAAGTGTTCATCCCGAAACAAAAAAAATGTATGAGCAAATACAAAAGGAGCTTAAAAAATGA
- the obgE gene encoding GTPase ObgE has product MVKFADESKIRVSSGKGGNGCIAFRREKYVPMGGPSGGDGGRGGDLIFEIRRNMRTLVHLRHKRVYKAKNGGGGEGSQRFGKKGDDCIIPLPPGCVIKDPDTGKTILDFGDAEEGRFVFLKGGNGGWGNCHFKTSTNQAPKTALPGQEGETREIIVELNIIADIGLVGFPNAGKSSLLDYFTNARPKIAPYPFTTKIPNLGVLRVDEERDVIIADIPGILEGASEGIGLGIRFLKHIARSAGLAFLIDLSDDNYLRAYDILCKELESYSKELAQKKRIIIATKLDLPDTKERFTELKNAIPDQEILGISLYNEWGLGEVKKAFISLADEMQKTKPQKESLDPYSQNKNFMTAELDDVSYEEKNDDEHFGATVSLSRKRKPKK; this is encoded by the coding sequence ATGGTAAAATTTGCAGATGAATCTAAAATAAGAGTTTCCTCAGGAAAGGGCGGCAACGGATGCATTGCCTTTAGGCGGGAAAAGTATGTTCCCATGGGAGGCCCCTCAGGAGGGGACGGCGGCCGAGGCGGAGACCTTATCTTTGAAATACGCCGCAACATGAGAACTCTGGTTCATTTGAGACATAAAAGAGTGTACAAGGCAAAAAACGGCGGAGGAGGGGAAGGCTCTCAACGTTTCGGTAAAAAAGGCGATGACTGCATAATACCTCTTCCTCCCGGCTGTGTTATAAAAGACCCTGACACGGGAAAAACTATTTTGGATTTTGGAGATGCTGAAGAAGGCCGCTTTGTTTTTCTCAAAGGCGGAAACGGCGGTTGGGGAAACTGTCATTTTAAGACCTCCACAAATCAGGCTCCTAAAACAGCCCTTCCCGGACAAGAAGGGGAAACAAGAGAAATAATCGTCGAGCTTAACATAATAGCCGATATAGGTTTGGTCGGTTTTCCCAACGCAGGAAAATCTTCTCTTCTCGACTATTTTACAAATGCAAGGCCTAAAATCGCTCCCTATCCATTTACCACCAAAATTCCGAACCTCGGAGTTTTGCGTGTAGACGAAGAAAGAGATGTAATCATTGCCGACATACCGGGAATCCTTGAAGGGGCTTCAGAGGGTATAGGACTCGGCATAAGATTTTTAAAGCATATAGCCCGTTCTGCAGGTCTCGCCTTTTTAATAGACCTTTCAGACGATAACTATTTAAGGGCATACGATATTCTTTGTAAAGAACTGGAAAGCTATTCAAAAGAATTGGCTCAAAAGAAAAGAATTATAATTGCCACAAAATTGGATTTACCAGATACAAAAGAAAGATTTACTGAGCTTAAAAATGCAATCCCCGATCAGGAAATTTTAGGTATTTCGCTTTACAATGAATGGGGCTTGGGAGAGGTAAAAAAAGCATTTATCTCCTTGGCCGATGAAATGCAAAAAACAAAACCGCAAAAAGAAAGTCTTGACCCATACAGCCAAAATAAAAATTTTATGACGGCAGAGCTCGATGATGTTTCTTATGAAGAAAAAAATGATGACGAACACTTTGGGGCAACGGTCAGCTTAAGCCGTAAAAGGAAACCTAAAAAATGA
- the rpmA gene encoding 50S ribosomal protein L27, translating into MARKKGGSGAKNGRDSNPKYLGVKVYGGTEVSAGSILVRQRGTSIHPGNNVGCGKDYTLFAKADGVVTYHERKGRKLASIEAK; encoded by the coding sequence ATGGCACGTAAAAAGGGCGGCAGCGGTGCAAAAAACGGAAGAGATTCCAATCCTAAATATTTGGGTGTTAAAGTTTACGGCGGAACAGAGGTATCGGCCGGTTCAATTTTGGTTCGCCAGAGAGGTACTTCAATCCATCCGGGTAACAATGTAGGCTGCGGAAAAGACTATACATTATTTGCAAAAGCTGACGGTGTAGTTACCTACCATGAAAGAAAGGGTAGAAAACTCGCATCTATCGAAGCAAAATAA
- a CDS encoding ribosomal-processing cysteine protease Prp, with translation MVKIRLLSNAENCFSAFESSGHADGGHALRGSHADFGDNDGKPEKGGNIVCAAVTILLKTAVLSLSSAQKESSSLKAEIRADNPGYLSAKITAFSEEDKPRLQYLLEFLTIGLMAIEAEYPDCLDLQIE, from the coding sequence GTGGTAAAAATTCGGCTTCTTTCAAATGCTGAAAACTGTTTTTCGGCCTTTGAGTCGTCAGGCCACGCCGACGGCGGTCACGCTCTGCGTGGCAGCCACGCTGATTTTGGTGATAATGACGGCAAGCCGGAAAAAGGCGGCAATATAGTTTGTGCCGCCGTTACCATTTTGCTTAAAACGGCCGTTTTAAGCTTAAGCTCGGCTCAAAAAGAGAGTTCAAGCTTAAAGGCCGAGATACGGGCTGATAATCCGGGATATCTTTCGGCAAAGATAACAGCTTTTTCGGAGGAAGATAAGCCCAGATTGCAGTATTTACTGGAATTTTTAACAATAGGTTTAATGGCCATTGAGGCCGAATATCCCGATTGTTTGGATTTACAGATAGAGTAA
- the rplU gene encoding 50S ribosomal protein L21 gives MYALIEYKGKQYKAEKGAKLVVDKLSAESGSKIDIDTVLLISDGDKVTVGTPYVSGAKVSATVGDSFRERKIIVYKHKAKKNYHRTQGHRQAHTCITVDNIVG, from the coding sequence ATGTACGCACTTATTGAGTATAAAGGCAAACAGTATAAGGCTGAAAAAGGAGCAAAGCTCGTAGTTGATAAGCTTTCTGCAGAAAGCGGAAGCAAAATCGACATCGACACCGTTCTTTTGATCAGCGATGGAGATAAGGTTACTGTAGGAACTCCCTATGTAAGCGGCGCTAAGGTTTCTGCAACCGTAGGCGATTCTTTCCGAGAAAGAAAGATTATTGTTTACAAGCATAAAGCTAAAAAGAACTACCACAGAACCCAAGGACATAGACAGGCTCATACCTGTATTACTGTTGACAATATTGTCGGATAA